The Martelella endophytica genome contains the following window.
TCTTTATGACCGCACAGCAACCATCCTTTTCCCGAAGGATTATGTGCGACTCCTGATGACCGGCGCGATCGCCACCGATTATTCCGACGCCAGCGGCAGTCTGCTTTACGACTTCGAAACCAGAGACTGGTGTCTTGGCGCTGTCGATACACTCGGCCTGCGCACCGACTTTCTGCCGCCGATCCACCCGAGCCTTAGCCAGGCCGGCCAGATAAATGCATCCGGAGCGAGGCTCTTCGGTCTACCGGAAGGCACTCCGGTTGCCGTGGGTGGCGGCGACGCGCCGGTCGGCATGTATGGAAGCGGGTTGCGTTCGTCAGATGAGGTCCAGATATCGGTCGGAAGCGGAGCCCAGATATTCCGACCGATCGAAACGGACCGGCTGCCCGACCTGAACCCAAGCCTGAATGTCTTCGAAGGCATTGCCACGCACGACCGGTATCAAGTAGCCGCGATGCTCAATGCCGGCATTGTGCTCGAATGGGCACGGGCAATCGTCAAGAGTGACTGGCATTCGATCTATGCCCGGCTCAACGACCGTCACCTCGGCCAGGCGCCTTCCCTGCTGTTCCTCCCCTATCTCAACGGCGAACGGACCCCCTACATGAGCGCGACCCCTTGCGGGGCATGGCTTGGCCTTTCGCTCAACGACGACGCGTTCGATATGATGTTTGCAGCATTGCTCGGTGTCGCCTGCACAATCCGTCTCGGTCTTGAAACGCTGGACGCGGCGGGTGAGATCAGGACAATCCGCGCCGTTGGCGGCAGCCTCAGGCACGAATACTGGCGCAGACTGCTCGCCTCCGTCATCGGCCAGCCACTGGTCATTTCGGAGAGAACCGACATTTCGGCTTTCGGTGCTGTCAGGATCGCCAGCGACATGCTGCAGGACACGCTTCGACTTCCGGAAGACCCGACGACCGTTTACCAACCGTCCCCGCTTCCGTGGATCGAGAACTATTTCAGCCGTTTCAAGCAGGCATATTCGTCGTTGATCAACCTCACCTGAAGTGGCCGAGTGTAAACGCCGAGTCAGTTCTCAGTGGCAATCAACACCTTGGCCTTCAACACAGGACGGTCGGGAAGCGCCCCTAAGTTGCCGGTCAGCAATGCGCCGCCATTTCAGTCATTCACCCCATGAGTTCGTGACCCTGAAAGCCGTCATTCCGTCTAGATAAATTTCGCTTTGCGGGACCATTCAACCC
Protein-coding sequences here:
- a CDS encoding xylulokinase; translated protein: MYLGIDLGTGSVKLMLVDGANQIHTASSPYRVEAPEAGFAETDPAAWIVAIRDAVARLPDLTGLKGIGFSGQMHGVVAVDREGAPLMPAILWADQRGGPYLGRFDTLPPAMRLRLLNTPVAGMAATTLLWLKHERPALYDRTATILFPKDYVRLLMTGAIATDYSDASGSLLYDFETRDWCLGAVDTLGLRTDFLPPIHPSLSQAGQINASGARLFGLPEGTPVAVGGGDAPVGMYGSGLRSSDEVQISVGSGAQIFRPIETDRLPDLNPSLNVFEGIATHDRYQVAAMLNAGIVLEWARAIVKSDWHSIYARLNDRHLGQAPSLLFLPYLNGERTPYMSATPCGAWLGLSLNDDAFDMMFAALLGVACTIRLGLETLDAAGEIRTIRAVGGSLRHEYWRRLLASVIGQPLVISERTDISAFGAVRIASDMLQDTLRLPEDPTTVYQPSPLPWIENYFSRFKQAYSSLINLT